Proteins from a single region of Chitinophagales bacterium:
- a CDS encoding MFS transporter: protein MQNKNQGIFSLAVVVAALGYFVDIYDLLLFTIVKKPSMLGVGSTDASMLADSTKVINWQMTGLLIGGIFWGVLADKKGRLSVLFGSIILYSVANFVTGFIQTVDQYAWCRFVAGLGLAGELGAGITLVSELLPKNKRGIGTSLVAGIGLFGAVAAYFTFDYTQDWRLCYKIGGGLGIMLLLLRVSVAESGMFHEVKTSGIARGNFFMFFTSAKRFKKYILAILIGLPTWYVIGIVVNQSDRFARELYGSDAINSGRSIMFAYAAIATGDILIGLVSQYFKSRKKALLLFYTLCIIGLLLFYSSVNNSDARMYAICALLGFSTGFWAIFVTMGAEQFGTNLRATAATTIPNMVRGALPLINMLFLDLFQKSWGWPLIQSGIVTGVVVMLITMVAYYFTEETFHKDLNYVETEEMLP from the coding sequence ATGCAAAACAAAAACCAAGGAATATTTTCCCTTGCAGTAGTAGTTGCTGCACTTGGTTATTTTGTAGATATCTACGATTTGCTCTTATTTACTATTGTCAAGAAACCCAGTATGCTAGGTGTTGGCTCAACAGATGCGTCGATGCTGGCAGATAGTACCAAAGTGATTAACTGGCAGATGACCGGTTTGTTGATTGGTGGTATTTTCTGGGGTGTACTCGCAGACAAGAAGGGTAGATTGAGTGTGTTGTTTGGGTCCATCATTTTGTACTCTGTAGCCAATTTTGTTACAGGCTTTATTCAAACAGTTGATCAATATGCTTGGTGCCGTTTTGTGGCGGGACTAGGTCTTGCGGGTGAACTAGGCGCAGGTATTACGCTGGTAAGCGAACTCTTACCAAAAAACAAAAGAGGTATTGGTACTTCTCTCGTTGCCGGTATTGGTTTGTTTGGAGCAGTAGCTGCGTATTTCACTTTCGATTACACCCAGGACTGGCGCTTGTGTTATAAAATAGGTGGTGGCTTGGGTATTATGCTATTGTTGCTTCGAGTAAGCGTGGCAGAATCTGGTATGTTCCACGAAGTGAAAACATCCGGTATTGCCCGCGGTAATTTCTTTATGTTCTTCACTAGTGCCAAGCGTTTCAAAAAATATATACTCGCAATCCTGATTGGCTTGCCTACCTGGTATGTGATTGGTATTGTGGTGAACCAAAGCGATCGCTTTGCGCGCGAACTCTATGGCAGTGATGCCATTAATTCTGGTCGCTCCATCATGTTCGCCTATGCAGCCATTGCTACCGGTGATATCCTGATAGGGTTAGTGAGCCAGTATTTCAAAAGCAGAAAGAAAGCCCTGTTATTATTTTATACGCTTTGCATCATCGGCCTCTTATTGTTCTACTCTTCTGTTAACAACAGTGACGCCCGCATGTATGCCATCTGTGCACTCTTAGGTTTCAGTACCGGCTTCTGGGCCATCTTTGTAACAATGGGTGCAGAACAGTTTGGCACCAATCTACGTGCAACAGCTGCTACTACCATACCGAACATGGTGCGTGGTGCATTACCATTGATCAATATGTTGTTCTTAGATCTGTTTCAGAAAAGCTGGGGCTGGCCCTTGATTCAAAGCGGTATTGTAACCGGTGTTGTGGTGATGCTGATAACAATGGTAGCTTACTATTTTACTGAAGAAACCTTCCACAAAGACCTGAACTATGTGGAGACTGAGGAAATGTTGCCCTGA
- a CDS encoding glycosyltransferase family 9 protein, which produces MKILLIRFSSIGDIVLTTPIIRCLKLQLPDAEIHYLTKKSFAGILQHNPYIDRLHLLDHSWEIVIHELKDHSFDYIIDLHHNLRSLRVKRALKGTPAFSFDKLNVKKWLLTALKINRLPNVHIVDRCFDTVKALGVVNDGKGLDYFIPASDEVQPKDIPAAHSFGYIGVVIGAALATKQMPIAKLQELCTKIAYPIILLGGKEDIAAGEAIAAIDPIRIYNACGKFNLNESADLVRKAKLIITHDTGLMHIAAALHKPIISIWGNTVPAFGMTPYYGDHPAANQAFEVTNISCRPCSKIGHKKCPRGHFKCMQLQDTSLIAATAMRWLQ; this is translated from the coding sequence ATGAAAATTCTGCTCATCCGTTTCTCATCTATCGGCGATATTGTTTTAACCACGCCGATTATTCGCTGCCTGAAACTGCAGCTTCCGGATGCAGAGATTCACTACCTCACCAAGAAAAGCTTTGCAGGTATTCTGCAGCACAATCCCTACATCGATCGTTTACACTTATTAGATCATAGTTGGGAGATTGTTATACATGAGCTGAAAGATCATTCCTTTGATTATATCATTGATCTGCACCACAACCTACGCAGCCTACGCGTGAAACGTGCTTTGAAAGGCACTCCCGCTTTTTCATTCGATAAACTCAATGTAAAAAAGTGGTTGCTGACCGCACTCAAGATTAATCGGTTACCCAATGTGCATATTGTAGATCGTTGCTTTGATACGGTGAAAGCATTGGGTGTGGTGAATGATGGGAAAGGGTTGGATTATTTTATCCCAGCTTCAGATGAAGTGCAACCTAAAGACATTCCGGCGGCGCATAGTTTTGGTTATATCGGTGTGGTGATTGGTGCTGCGCTTGCCACCAAGCAAATGCCCATCGCCAAATTGCAGGAGCTCTGTACGAAGATTGCATATCCCATTATTTTATTAGGAGGAAAAGAAGACATAGCTGCAGGTGAAGCCATTGCTGCAATTGATCCGATTCGTATTTACAATGCTTGTGGTAAGTTCAATCTAAATGAGAGTGCTGATTTGGTGCGCAAGGCTAAGCTTATCATCACGCATGATACAGGCCTGATGCATATCGCAGCAGCGCTGCACAAGCCCATCATCAGTATCTGGGGTAATACCGTGCCCGCTTTTGGCATGACGCCTTATTACGGCGATCATCCTGCCGCCAATCAAGCATTTGAAGTCACCAATATCTCTTGCAGACCTTGCAGTAAAATCGGTCATAAAAAATGTCCGCGTGGCCATTTCAAGTGCATGCAATTACAAGACACAAGCCTTATTGCGGCCACAGCCATGCGTTGGCTACAATAA
- the mdh gene encoding malate dehydrogenase, which translates to MKVTVVGAGAVGATCADNIARKELCSELVLLDIKEGLAEGKAQDMMQTATLLGFDTKIVGSTNDYSKTAGSDVVVITSGIPRKPGMTREELIGTNAGIVKGVCENILKYSPNAIIIVISNPMDTMTYLALQSTGLPKNRIIGMGGILDSSRFKYQLSQHLNCSPADLNAVVVGGHGDTTMIPLIRYATWNSAPVTDFLSAEQQQQIVNDTMVGGATLTKLIGTSAWYAPGAAGAALVESIVRDEKKLFTCCVSLEGEYGQKDICLGVPVIVGKNGWEKIVDFKLNADEQALFNKSADAVRSMNDVLKTL; encoded by the coding sequence ATGAAAGTAACTGTAGTAGGTGCCGGTGCTGTTGGAGCAACCTGTGCCGACAATATTGCCCGTAAAGAATTGTGCAGCGAACTGGTTTTGTTAGACATCAAAGAAGGTTTGGCAGAAGGTAAAGCGCAGGACATGATGCAGACTGCTACCCTGCTTGGTTTTGATACCAAAATCGTTGGTAGCACCAATGATTACAGCAAAACAGCTGGTTCTGATGTTGTGGTGATCACTTCTGGTATTCCCCGTAAACCAGGCATGACTCGTGAAGAGCTGATTGGCACCAACGCAGGTATTGTAAAAGGCGTTTGTGAAAACATCTTGAAATATTCTCCTAATGCCATCATTATCGTGATATCCAACCCAATGGATACCATGACTTATTTGGCATTACAATCTACTGGCTTACCTAAGAACCGCATCATTGGTATGGGTGGTATTCTGGATAGCAGCCGCTTTAAGTATCAACTGAGCCAACACCTGAACTGCAGCCCAGCTGATTTGAATGCTGTAGTAGTTGGTGGTCACGGTGATACAACCATGATTCCTTTGATCCGCTATGCAACATGGAATAGCGCACCTGTAACTGATTTCCTGAGTGCTGAACAACAGCAGCAGATTGTGAACGATACCATGGTGGGTGGTGCTACATTAACCAAATTGATTGGCACTTCTGCTTGGTATGCACCAGGTGCTGCCGGAGCTGCTTTGGTAGAGAGCATTGTACGTGATGAGAAGAAACTCTTCACTTGCTGCGTATCTCTGGAAGGCGAATACGGTCAGAAAGACATCTGTCTGGGTGTTCCTGTGATCGTAGGCAAGAATGGCTGGGAGAAGATTGTTGATTTCAAACTGAATGCAGACGAGCAAGCCCTGTTTAACAAGAGTGCTGATGCAGTGCGCAGCATGAACGATGTACTGAAAACACTCTAA
- a CDS encoding redoxin domain-containing protein — protein MRWLGLLLFSILLHAQSIAQLPPEFDSIPPYKRNPQIPEFSLLKTDGNWLVKQQLPEGKPVVFVYFSPDCQHCKTEAKDLAAAKDSVASFQFIWVSYHPIERVRDFALQAGLDKLANHSFTRDPNYKIPSFFRVRFTPFVAVYNAKGQFVEAFEGGADVPTIIASANR, from the coding sequence ATGCGCTGGTTAGGTTTGCTACTTTTCTCAATTCTGTTGCACGCACAAAGTATTGCACAACTGCCGCCTGAGTTCGACAGCATTCCGCCATACAAACGCAATCCTCAAATACCGGAATTTAGTCTGCTCAAAACAGATGGCAACTGGCTGGTAAAGCAACAATTACCTGAAGGGAAGCCTGTGGTGTTTGTGTATTTCAGCCCCGATTGCCAACATTGCAAAACCGAAGCGAAAGATCTTGCTGCAGCCAAAGACAGTGTAGCTTCATTTCAATTTATTTGGGTAAGCTACCACCCAATCGAGCGTGTCCGAGATTTTGCGCTGCAAGCTGGTTTGGACAAGCTAGCCAATCATTCTTTCACCAGGGACCCGAATTATAAAATTCCCAGCTTTTTCCGTGTTCGGTTCACCCCATTTGTTGCAGTGTATAACGCTAAAGGCCAGTTTGTAGAAGCTTTTGAAGGCGGTGCAGATGTACCCACCATTATAGCTTCGGCGAATAGGTAA
- a CDS encoding redoxin domain-containing protein, whose product MKQLMTAFLLFAFICNAFAQQSKDAPYQKQKALPAFSLKTLQNKQFTKANLPAGKPVLIFIFSPTCAHCAMETKDIIENMATLKKLSIVYASISTDKQQIAEFILETGIDAFPNIYLGMDTDLKLASFFRPTVTPFAAVYNSKYQLVQVFKDGYVMPKLLNTVKAL is encoded by the coding sequence ATGAAACAATTAATGACAGCATTTCTCTTGTTTGCATTTATCTGCAACGCTTTCGCACAGCAAAGCAAGGATGCACCTTATCAAAAACAGAAGGCTTTACCTGCATTTAGTTTAAAGACACTCCAAAACAAGCAATTTACCAAAGCCAACCTGCCTGCAGGCAAGCCTGTATTGATTTTCATCTTTAGTCCCACTTGCGCCCATTGTGCAATGGAGACCAAAGACATCATTGAAAACATGGCAACGCTGAAAAAACTGTCTATTGTTTACGCAAGCATCAGTACAGATAAGCAGCAAATTGCTGAGTTTATTCTTGAAACGGGGATTGATGCATTTCCTAACATTTATTTAGGCATGGACACCGACCTTAAGCTTGCTTCTTTTTTTCGTCCAACAGTTACACCATTTGCTGCTGTGTACAACAGCAAGTATCAGCTAGTACAAGTTTTTAAAGACGGCTATGTGATGCCCAAATTATTGAACACAGTCAAAGCACTCTAA
- a CDS encoding ATP-binding cassette domain-containing protein: MIEIRNIIKSFGDRTILSDISAVMEPGKCNLIIGASGSGKTVLTKCMVGLFEPDKGEILYEGTDMLGMDRDQKKALRQRIGMLFQGSALFDSMTVEQNVMFPLDMFASGTYTDKKKRVDEVLNRVNLKDAQKKFPAELSGGMKKRVGIARALVLNPTFLFCDEPNSGLDPQTSMVIDKLIKEITAEFNTTTIVVTHDMNSVMEIGDHIVYLHNGKKQWEGSNKEIIFSKDQLLNNFIFASEFLQDAKEMRMMEANKQS, translated from the coding sequence ATGATCGAAATCAGGAATATCATAAAAAGCTTCGGCGATCGCACCATTCTCTCAGACATTTCTGCAGTAATGGAGCCCGGCAAGTGCAACCTGATCATCGGCGCCAGCGGTAGCGGTAAAACAGTACTGACCAAATGTATGGTGGGCTTGTTTGAACCAGATAAAGGAGAAATCCTCTATGAAGGAACTGATATGCTGGGCATGGACCGCGATCAGAAGAAGGCGCTGCGCCAGAGAATTGGCATGCTATTCCAAGGGTCTGCACTGTTTGATTCTATGACCGTGGAGCAGAATGTGATGTTTCCATTGGATATGTTCGCCAGTGGCACATATACAGATAAGAAGAAACGCGTAGACGAAGTGCTGAACAGGGTAAACCTAAAAGATGCACAGAAAAAGTTTCCTGCTGAACTGAGTGGAGGGATGAAAAAACGAGTAGGTATTGCCCGAGCTTTGGTGCTAAATCCAACTTTCCTATTCTGCGACGAACCTAACTCCGGTTTAGACCCTCAAACCTCCATGGTTATCGATAAGTTGATCAAAGAGATTACTGCTGAATTTAACACCACTACCATTGTGGTAACACACGACATGAACAGTGTAATGGAAATCGGCGATCATATCGTCTACCTGCACAATGGTAAAAAGCAGTGGGAAGGCTCCAACAAAGAGATCATTTTCAGTAAAGACCAATTGTTGAACAATTTCATCTTCGCATCAGAGTTCTTGCAAGATGCCAAGGAAATGCGCATGATGGAAGCTAATAAGCAGTCATGA
- the lysA gene encoding diaminopimelate decarboxylase, which produces MSASITREQLLAAAKEFGTPLYVYHAERIIEQYRKLQTAFAATDTRIFYACKALTNINILRLLKTIDAPIDCSSINEVKLALHAGHAPENVLYTSNGIAFSEIAEAKELGVNINIDSLSNLEKFGKAYGHSYPVGIRLKPNIMAGGNLKISTGHENSKFGIPVEQIDDVIALMQAHNIQIRGLHIHTGSEIKDVEVFIKGLDVLFELMPRFPELGFIDLGGGFKVPYKDGDEGTDITALGKAIATAFEKVQTTYGKPLQVWFEPGKFIVSEAGYFITEVNVLKHNPQISFAGVNSGFNHLIRPMFYDAFHRIENISNPDGVKKMYTVTGNICETDNFATDRELNEISEGDLLVFYNAGAYGFEMSSNYNSRYKPAEVLYKDGKAHLIRTRDSFEDLIRNQPSVL; this is translated from the coding sequence ATGTCAGCAAGCATTACCCGAGAACAACTCCTAGCGGCAGCTAAGGAATTCGGCACGCCCTTATATGTCTATCACGCGGAAAGAATCATTGAGCAATACCGCAAACTGCAAACAGCTTTTGCAGCAACAGATACGCGCATTTTTTATGCCTGTAAGGCTTTGACCAATATCAATATCCTACGTCTATTGAAGACGATTGATGCGCCAATTGATTGCAGCTCTATCAACGAAGTAAAACTGGCATTACACGCAGGTCATGCACCGGAAAATGTTTTATATACTTCCAACGGTATTGCTTTCAGCGAAATAGCAGAAGCAAAAGAACTGGGCGTGAACATCAATATCGACAGCCTGTCTAATCTGGAGAAATTTGGTAAAGCATACGGACATAGTTATCCTGTGGGCATTCGCTTGAAGCCAAATATCATGGCGGGTGGTAACCTCAAGATTTCTACAGGTCATGAAAACAGCAAGTTTGGTATTCCGGTAGAACAGATTGACGATGTCATTGCCTTGATGCAAGCACACAACATACAGATTCGCGGTTTGCATATCCATACAGGTAGTGAGATCAAGGATGTGGAAGTCTTTATAAAAGGCTTGGATGTGTTGTTCGAGTTGATGCCCCGCTTTCCGGAGCTGGGTTTTATTGATCTGGGCGGCGGATTTAAAGTACCGTATAAAGATGGCGATGAAGGCACGGATATCACTGCTTTAGGCAAAGCCATCGCTACTGCATTTGAAAAAGTACAAACCACTTATGGAAAACCATTACAAGTGTGGTTTGAGCCGGGCAAATTCATTGTAAGTGAAGCTGGTTATTTCATAACAGAAGTGAATGTGTTGAAACACAATCCGCAAATCAGTTTTGCCGGTGTGAACAGTGGTTTTAACCACCTCATCCGTCCTATGTTTTATGATGCTTTCCACCGCATTGAAAACATCAGCAATCCGGATGGAGTGAAGAAAATGTATACCGTTACAGGCAATATTTGCGAGACAGATAATTTCGCTACAGACCGCGAATTGAATGAAATCAGCGAAGGCGATCTTTTGGTTTTTTATAATGCCGGCGCTTATGGGTTTGAGATGTCTAGCAATTACAATTCACGCTACAAACCGGCCGAAGTACTGTACAAAGACGGTAAAGCACATCTGATAAGAACCAGGGATAGTTTTGAAGACCTGATTCGCAACCAGCCTTCCGTTTTATAA
- the scpB gene encoding SMC-Scp complex subunit ScpB, with protein sequence MEISELIPHIEVLIFASEKPLTAPEITELINNAFGFMEERVTPDQVESAIQGICEKYAAEFYPFEVRESGGGWQFLTKRDYHKTIAQLNGDKFLKRLSTAALETLAIIAYKQPITKGEIEAIRGVNSDYSVQKLLEKELIIISGRNEKMPGHPLVYATSKTFMDYFGINSTDDLPKIKEVLADQVVEATVIKPEDFTTPIDTPFEEEAEQPSQIIVNENGDLIIGEEGGDDAHAAENTDTPPAE encoded by the coding sequence ATGGAAATAAGTGAACTCATTCCGCATATTGAAGTGCTGATTTTTGCCAGCGAGAAACCCTTGACTGCACCAGAAATCACTGAATTGATCAATAACGCCTTCGGCTTTATGGAAGAGCGTGTTACACCTGATCAGGTTGAATCAGCCATTCAGGGTATCTGCGAAAAATATGCTGCTGAGTTCTATCCATTTGAAGTTCGTGAAAGCGGCGGCGGTTGGCAGTTCCTGACCAAGCGCGATTACCACAAGACCATTGCACAACTGAATGGCGATAAATTCCTGAAGCGTCTGTCCACAGCTGCTTTGGAAACTCTGGCCATCATAGCTTATAAGCAACCCATAACCAAAGGTGAAATCGAAGCCATCCGTGGTGTGAATAGTGATTATAGTGTACAGAAACTGTTGGAAAAGGAACTGATTATCATCAGCGGCAGAAACGAAAAAATGCCAGGCCATCCATTGGTGTACGCTACTTCTAAAACATTTATGGATTATTTCGGCATCAACAGTACCGATGATCTGCCTAAGATCAAAGAAGTATTGGCCGATCAGGTTGTAGAAGCCACAGTTATCAAGCCAGAAGATTTCACCACACCTATCGATACCCCTTTTGAAGAAGAAGCCGAACAGCCTTCTCAAATTATCGTGAATGAAAATGGCGACTTGATTATCGGTGAAGAAGGTGGCGATGATGCACATGCTGCAGAGAATACTGATACACCACCTGCAGAATAA
- the atpG gene encoding ATP synthase F1 subunit gamma encodes MAGQLKEVRNRIKSVQSTQQITKAMKMVSAAKLRRAQDAIIQMRPYAQKLQEMLSNIVSSAEGDTSLKLAEVRNVEKVLLIVITSDRGLCGAYNSNIIKLAKLTATEKYAEQYKKGNVTIWNIGKKGWESLTKSGFKTSDTFKDIFLQLSFENVQAAAVAAMKAFENKEFDAVEIIYSEFKNAATQRFVAEPFLPIPKAEQKNKSKKADFIFEPQREVLITELMPKILNTQLFKAVLDGHASEHGARMTAMDKATENANELLKSLKISYNRARQAAITTELTEIVSGAAALKG; translated from the coding sequence ATGGCAGGTCAATTAAAAGAGGTACGTAACAGGATTAAAAGTGTGCAGAGCACCCAGCAAATCACCAAAGCCATGAAGATGGTGAGTGCTGCCAAACTGCGCCGTGCACAGGATGCTATTATCCAAATGCGCCCTTACGCACAGAAACTGCAAGAAATGCTGAGCAATATTGTGAGCAGTGCGGAAGGCGATACCAGCCTGAAATTGGCTGAGGTAAGAAATGTAGAGAAAGTATTGCTGATTGTGATCACCAGCGACCGTGGTCTTTGCGGCGCCTATAATTCTAACATCATTAAGTTGGCTAAACTGACTGCTACTGAGAAATATGCTGAGCAGTACAAAAAAGGCAATGTAACCATCTGGAATATTGGTAAGAAAGGTTGGGAAAGCTTGACAAAATCTGGCTTCAAGACAAGCGATACCTTTAAAGATATCTTCTTGCAGCTGAGCTTTGAAAATGTGCAAGCTGCTGCAGTTGCCGCGATGAAGGCTTTCGAGAACAAGGAATTCGATGCAGTTGAAATCATCTATAGTGAATTCAAAAATGCCGCTACGCAACGTTTTGTTGCTGAACCATTCCTGCCTATTCCAAAAGCAGAGCAAAAGAACAAAAGCAAAAAAGCTGATTTTATTTTTGAACCACAGCGCGAGGTATTGATTACCGAGCTGATGCCTAAAATTCTGAATACACAACTGTTCAAAGCAGTACTGGATGGTCATGCCAGCGAACATGGAGCACGTATGACTGCCATGGATAAGGCAACAGAAAACGCGAACGAACTACTGAAATCACTCAAGATTAGTTACAACCGTGCCCGTCAGGCTGCGATTACAACTGAATTGACTGAAATCGTGAGCGGTGCTGCGGCGCTGAAAGGCTAA